GTAGGCGCGCGCCGACACGGTAATACCGGGCACCTCAATTCGCGAAGGTTTGAGACGAATGTCGTATAATACTGCCGTATCAGGAATCTCGACTGCCAGTTTCTCGGAGTAATAAGCAAGATGGCTGAATTTCAACTCGTAACTTCCACGTCTTAGTCTCAGACGATACTCACCATCTTTGTTCGCCGAAATCGACTGTCCCGAAATATCGTCGCGAACAGTAGCATATGAGATGGGCTCTCCGGTATTGGCATCGAGGATAGTCCCTTTGATTGTACCTGCCAACGCTGTCGCGCCTGGAAGTAAGATGAATATCAGTGCCGGCAGGATGGCTGCCATCGCAATTCTGAACGTCCTGAATCTGTCCATCTGGAGTCCCGTCACCTTCCTAATCGTGTTTCAATCTATCATCCAGTTAGGGACTTATACGTGGAGTCACGGATAGGTTTTCATAAAAAACAGACACGCTGACCACAAGCGAAAAAACAAATAGCCCCTTCCATTACAGAAGGGGCTTGAAGTTTGAGTCAGTTTGTCGGTTTGCCAGATATCTTAATATCTGCGGTAACCTTCGCCGCCGCCGCCTCTGCGTTCTCTGTTTCTCGGCGGACGAGCCTCGTCAACTCTCAGGGTGCGCCCTTCGAAATTCGAGCCATCGAGAGCTTCCTTCGCGGCTTCTGCCTCGGTCGAGCTACCGAGTTCAACAAAACCAAAACCTTTGCCTTCGATGACGTTAACCGAACGCACTTCCCCGTAGGCGCCAAACAGCTCCTGAAGCTGTTCGTTGGTTACTGAATAGGCAAGATTACCAACGTAGAGCTTACTACCCTGCACTCCAACCTCCGTGAAAGAATAGTTGTACTGTCTAATACTGTTTCATTCGGGGGCAGAAATGACGTCGGTTCTCTTGATCCGCCAGCGAAAACATTATTAAACGAGCGTACCAAAGCATTAATGCACAGATATTTTAGCTCACAATGGCGATTCTGTCAAGGGGAAATTCTCGGAATTGGCAGCAGGAAAGAGAGTTAGGTGGCGGATTCTGACAGGGCAGGTGCTGTCATCCTCGCCTTCAGGCTTGTTGAGAAACCTTTGAAATCGTCATTGCGAGCGACCAGAGGGAGCGTGGCAATCTCCGCATTTCAGGATAGCATCGATTGACATAGAGATCGCCACGTCGCTCGAAGACTCGCTCCTCGCGATGACGGGTTTTGTACTTGCAGGACTTCTTCAACAAGCCTCTTCGCGGGAATGGCACGGTTGGACGGGAATGACATTGGTAGGTGTCGATGCGCGATCTGAGAGATTACTTCTTGCCGAGCAATCCATCCATCGAATACCTGCCCGGTCCGGCAATCAAGATGGCTGTGTAGGAAGCGAGATACATCAACGCCAGTTCTTTCTTACCGAAAGGATCATCGCTGTGGATCACGAGCGCCGCCATTAGCATCGTAAACGCCAACGGAATCACAACTCCGCGTGTCAGCAATCCCAATATGAGAGCGAGTGAGCAGAAGAACTCGGCGGATACGGTGAGTGAGAGAGAGAGTTGGCTGCCGATTCCGAGCGGGTCGGAAAAACTGGATGCACGCTCTGAGAAAGTCGTCAGCTTTCCCCACCCATGACCGAATGCCATCGTCAAGCCGATGCAGACTCGCAGTATCAGTAAGCTGACTGATCCGGCAACCGATGTGTTTGTTATCTGCTTGCGACTCAGAAGCCAGTCTATCACACTCTTCATCGACCCATCCTTCATGTGTAAGCGTTATTGAACGTGTTGCTATTACAAACAGAATCGATGCAGAATTGTTCATGCGGATATGTGGGTTGCGCAATGTCGTCAGGAAGGGGTTCCTGACGACGCAGTAAATACGCCCATCGTCGTCATCGCGAGGAGCGAGTCTTCGAGCGACGTGGCGATCTCTATGTCAATAAAGGCTATTGTGAAAGGTTGAGATTGCCACGCTCCCGTTGGTCGCTCGCAATGACGAATTCAAGGGCTTTCCAACAGGCTCTTTGTCTGGTGTGTCGAAACCACGCTCTGCGCTGTGCGCCTCG
This region of Candidatus Zixiibacteriota bacterium genomic DNA includes:
- a CDS encoding RNA-binding protein, which encodes MQGSKLYVGNLAYSVTNEQLQELFGAYGEVRSVNVIEGKGFGFVELGSSTEAEAAKEALDGSNFEGRTLRVDEARPPRNRERRGGGGEGYRRY
- a CDS encoding DoxX family protein, which translates into the protein MKSVIDWLLSRKQITNTSVAGSVSLLILRVCIGLTMAFGHGWGKLTTFSERASSFSDPLGIGSQLSLSLTVSAEFFCSLALILGLLTRGVVIPLAFTMLMAALVIHSDDPFGKKELALMYLASYTAILIAGPGRYSMDGLLGKK